The Anguilla anguilla isolate fAngAng1 chromosome 4, fAngAng1.pri, whole genome shotgun sequence genome has a window encoding:
- the ccdc50 gene encoding coiled-coil domain-containing protein 50 isoform X2, with protein sequence MADFSIDQNKLPGVKEVCRDFAVLEDHTLAHSLQEQEIESHLASNIHKSRLVQQDLQVAKRLQEEEDLRAKARIQRKHKDIERSDNEIAQEIQEQLVRQAEQQRQQEEHDEAIARKLQEKEMKEERRRQKQLEASIEEDFYDDKGAFRPPLDPSRYSEGEPPPSRQDRVPQHSSADSSQSERYPSDSSKDRCQSDPTKDRYPSDSSKDRYPERYPSDPSKDRYPLDSGKDRYPERYPSDPSKDRYPSDSSKDTYPQRYPSDSTRDKYPEHYPIDSSKGRYPEHYPTDSSRGQYPIYDTPKTRQDKYPDHGKHPEYYSSNPREGRYHKDEAPEHRKGDASQDLLAEASGGSDFLPERQELRKELDPPDPERVVRRKERPPEHQKHAQEKEIDRERERAREHRQKEIERDWEREKELEWAGERNVEREKERMRDRDKGRNGYRDKSRDRHIDRDKSRDRHIDRDKSRDRHIDRDKSRDRQMDGDKSRDRPRHRDWEGTRERHPHKEWDDSRERHRLRDRDGSQERRRDRDRDNRHRDPDASRDRRRDRDKSRDRGLDDSTPNQRRAWSGEEWEESVGRQRVQSGPDEVFEDHSARTHRRGEKREPRDPRKEVPGARSHSRERGRKLRGEFGLREATQGISRLDLREQELKDMEVARRLQEQELKESQMDKRAAQVAQDEEIARLLMMEEEKKMYKKSRDREKPCVERRKQEGDWKPPPEEVVQPRTQEDYEYQRPRNHKPARPTPRSHDYENVDSSYAYPASPYDARPSSRPETAYKGSYYRQ encoded by the exons TTGAAAGTCACTTGGCGTCCAACATTCACAAGAGTCGTCTGGTCCAGCAGGATCTGCAGGTCGCCAAACGgctgcaggaagaggaggacctTCGGGCCAAGGCCCGCATTCAGAGAAAGCACAAGGACAT AGAGCGGAGCGACAATGAGATTGCGCAGGAGATTCAGGAGCAGCTGGTCCGGCAGGCCGAGCAGCAGCGACAGCAGGAGGAGCATGACGAG GCCATCGCACGCAAGCTGCAGGAGAAAGAgatgaaggaggagaggaggaggcagaaACAGCTGGAGGCCAGCATTGAGGAGGACTTCTACGACGATAAAGGAG CCTTCCGACCCCCACTGGACCCCAGCAGATACTCAGAGGGTGAGCCTCCACCATCCAGGCAGGACAGGGTGCCTCAACACAGTTCTGCAGACTCCAGTCAGTCTGAACGCTACCCTTCTGACTCCAGCAAAGACCGCTGCCAATCAGACCCCACCAAAGACCGCTATCCTTCAGACTCCAGCAAAGACCGCTATCCTGAACGCTACCCATCAGACCCCAGCAAAGACCGCTATCCTTTAGACTCCGGCAAAGACCGCTATCCTGAACGCTACCCATCAGACCCCAGCAAAGACCGCTATCCTTCAGACTCCAGCAAAGACACATACCCTCAACGCTACCCCTCAGATTCTACCAGGGATAAATACCCTGAACACTACCCCATAGACTCCAGCAAGGGCAGATACCCTGAACACTACCCCACAGACTCCAGCAGGGGCCAATACCCCATATATGACACCCCTAAAACAAGGCAGGATAAATACCCTGATCACGGCAAACATCCCGAATATTACTCCTCAAACCCCAGGGAGGGAAGATATCACAAAGACGAGGCTCCAGAGCACAGGAAGGGTGATGCTAGCCAGGATTTGCTAGCAGAGGCTAGCGGAGGCTCTGACTTCCTTCCGGAGAGACAGGAACTGCGCAAGGAGCTCGATCCACCTGATCCTGAAAGAGTGGTGCGCAGGAAGGAGAGACCCCCTGAGCACCAGAAGCACGCCCAGGAAAAAGAAAttgacagggagagggagagggcaagAGAGCACCGGCAGAAGGAGATtgagagagactgggagagggagaaagaattGGAATGGGCCGGGGAGAGAAAtgtggaaagagaaaaggagaggatgAGAGACCGAGACAAAGGTAGAAATGGGTACAGGGACAAGAGCCGAGATCGGCATATAGATAGAGACAAGAGCCGAGATCGACATATAGATAGAGACAAGAGCAGAGATCGACATATAGATAGAGACAAGAGCAGAGATCGACAAATGGATGGGGACAAGAGCAGAGACAGGCCCAGACACAGAGACTGGGAAGGTACTCGAGAGAGGCACCCACACAAAGAATGGGACGATAGCAGGGAGAGACACCGGCTCAGAGACAGGGACGGTAGCCAAGAAAGACGCAGGGACAGGGACCGGGACAATAGACATAGAGACCCGGACGCCAGCAGGGACAGACGCAGAGACAGGGACAAGAGCAGAGACCGAGGCCTGGATGACTCGACGCCCAACCAACGCAGGGCATGGTCAGGGGAAGAGTGGGAAGAGTCGGTGGGCAGGCAGAGGGTTCAGTCAGGGCCCGACGAGGTGTTCGAGGATCACAGCGCCCGGACACACAGGAGGGGGGAGAAGCGGGAGCCGCGGGACCCCCGCAAGGAGGTCCCAGGAGCGCGCTCCCACTCCAGGGAGCGAG GGAGGAAGTTGCGAGGCGAGTTTGGGTTGAGGGAGGCCACCCAGGGCATCTCTCGTCTGGATCTGCGGGAGCAGGAACTCAAGGATATGGAGGTGGCCAGAAGGCTGCAGGAACAGGAGCTGAAG GAAAGTCAAATGGACAAAAGAGCTGCTCAGGTTGCACAAGATGAG GAAATTGCCCGGCTATTGatgatggaggaggagaaaaagatGTACAAGAAGTCCAGAGACCGGGAGAAGCCCTGCGTGGAAAGGAGAAAGCAGGAGGGCGACTGGAAG CCACCTCCAGAGGAAGTAGTGCAACCCAGGACACAGGAGGACTACGAATACCAGAGACCTCGGAACCACAAACCTGCCAG GCCGACGCCTCGCTCGCACGACTACGAGAATGTGGACTCCAGCTACGCGTACCCTGCCTCCCCCTACGATGCCCGCCCCTCCTCCAGACCTGAAACTGCATATAAAG GTTCCTACTACAGGCAGTGA
- the ccdc50 gene encoding coiled-coil domain-containing protein 50 isoform X1, with amino-acid sequence MADFSIDQNKLPGVKEVCRDFAVLEDHTLAHSLQEQEIESHLASNIHKSRLVQQDLQVAKRLQEEEDLRAKARIQRKHKDIERSDNEIAQEIQEQLVRQAEQQRQQEEHDEAIARKLQEKEMKEERRRQKQLEASIEEDFYDDKGAFRPPLDPSRYSEGEPPPSRQDRVPQHSSADSSQSERYPSDSSKDRCQSDPTKDRYPSDSSKDRYPERYPSDPSKDRYPLDSGKDRYPERYPSDPSKDRYPSDSSKDTYPQRYPSDSTRDKYPEHYPIDSSKGRYPEHYPTDSSRGQYPIYDTPKTRQDKYPDHGKHPEYYSSNPREGRYHKDEAPEHRKGDASQDLLAEASGGSDFLPERQELRKELDPPDPERVVRRKERPPEHQKHAQEKEIDRERERAREHRQKEIERDWEREKELEWAGERNVEREKERMRDRDKGRNGYRDKSRDRHIDRDKSRDRHIDRDKSRDRHIDRDKSRDRQMDGDKSRDRPRHRDWEGTRERHPHKEWDDSRERHRLRDRDGSQERRRDRDRDNRHRDPDASRDRRRDRDKSRDRGLDDSTPNQRRAWSGEEWEESVGRQRVQSGPDEVFEDHSARTHRRGEKREPRDPRKEVPGARSHSRERGRKLRGEFGLREATQGISRLDLREQELKDMEVARRLQEQELKESQMDKRAAQVAQDEEIARLLMMEEEKKMYKKSRDREKPCVERRKQEGDWKPPPEEVVQPRTQEDYEYQRPRNHKPARPTPRSHDYENVDSSYAYPASPYDARPSSRPETAYKGKGKPAELKRQSD; translated from the exons TTGAAAGTCACTTGGCGTCCAACATTCACAAGAGTCGTCTGGTCCAGCAGGATCTGCAGGTCGCCAAACGgctgcaggaagaggaggacctTCGGGCCAAGGCCCGCATTCAGAGAAAGCACAAGGACAT AGAGCGGAGCGACAATGAGATTGCGCAGGAGATTCAGGAGCAGCTGGTCCGGCAGGCCGAGCAGCAGCGACAGCAGGAGGAGCATGACGAG GCCATCGCACGCAAGCTGCAGGAGAAAGAgatgaaggaggagaggaggaggcagaaACAGCTGGAGGCCAGCATTGAGGAGGACTTCTACGACGATAAAGGAG CCTTCCGACCCCCACTGGACCCCAGCAGATACTCAGAGGGTGAGCCTCCACCATCCAGGCAGGACAGGGTGCCTCAACACAGTTCTGCAGACTCCAGTCAGTCTGAACGCTACCCTTCTGACTCCAGCAAAGACCGCTGCCAATCAGACCCCACCAAAGACCGCTATCCTTCAGACTCCAGCAAAGACCGCTATCCTGAACGCTACCCATCAGACCCCAGCAAAGACCGCTATCCTTTAGACTCCGGCAAAGACCGCTATCCTGAACGCTACCCATCAGACCCCAGCAAAGACCGCTATCCTTCAGACTCCAGCAAAGACACATACCCTCAACGCTACCCCTCAGATTCTACCAGGGATAAATACCCTGAACACTACCCCATAGACTCCAGCAAGGGCAGATACCCTGAACACTACCCCACAGACTCCAGCAGGGGCCAATACCCCATATATGACACCCCTAAAACAAGGCAGGATAAATACCCTGATCACGGCAAACATCCCGAATATTACTCCTCAAACCCCAGGGAGGGAAGATATCACAAAGACGAGGCTCCAGAGCACAGGAAGGGTGATGCTAGCCAGGATTTGCTAGCAGAGGCTAGCGGAGGCTCTGACTTCCTTCCGGAGAGACAGGAACTGCGCAAGGAGCTCGATCCACCTGATCCTGAAAGAGTGGTGCGCAGGAAGGAGAGACCCCCTGAGCACCAGAAGCACGCCCAGGAAAAAGAAAttgacagggagagggagagggcaagAGAGCACCGGCAGAAGGAGATtgagagagactgggagagggagaaagaattGGAATGGGCCGGGGAGAGAAAtgtggaaagagaaaaggagaggatgAGAGACCGAGACAAAGGTAGAAATGGGTACAGGGACAAGAGCCGAGATCGGCATATAGATAGAGACAAGAGCCGAGATCGACATATAGATAGAGACAAGAGCAGAGATCGACATATAGATAGAGACAAGAGCAGAGATCGACAAATGGATGGGGACAAGAGCAGAGACAGGCCCAGACACAGAGACTGGGAAGGTACTCGAGAGAGGCACCCACACAAAGAATGGGACGATAGCAGGGAGAGACACCGGCTCAGAGACAGGGACGGTAGCCAAGAAAGACGCAGGGACAGGGACCGGGACAATAGACATAGAGACCCGGACGCCAGCAGGGACAGACGCAGAGACAGGGACAAGAGCAGAGACCGAGGCCTGGATGACTCGACGCCCAACCAACGCAGGGCATGGTCAGGGGAAGAGTGGGAAGAGTCGGTGGGCAGGCAGAGGGTTCAGTCAGGGCCCGACGAGGTGTTCGAGGATCACAGCGCCCGGACACACAGGAGGGGGGAGAAGCGGGAGCCGCGGGACCCCCGCAAGGAGGTCCCAGGAGCGCGCTCCCACTCCAGGGAGCGAG GGAGGAAGTTGCGAGGCGAGTTTGGGTTGAGGGAGGCCACCCAGGGCATCTCTCGTCTGGATCTGCGGGAGCAGGAACTCAAGGATATGGAGGTGGCCAGAAGGCTGCAGGAACAGGAGCTGAAG GAAAGTCAAATGGACAAAAGAGCTGCTCAGGTTGCACAAGATGAG GAAATTGCCCGGCTATTGatgatggaggaggagaaaaagatGTACAAGAAGTCCAGAGACCGGGAGAAGCCCTGCGTGGAAAGGAGAAAGCAGGAGGGCGACTGGAAG CCACCTCCAGAGGAAGTAGTGCAACCCAGGACACAGGAGGACTACGAATACCAGAGACCTCGGAACCACAAACCTGCCAG GCCGACGCCTCGCTCGCACGACTACGAGAATGTGGACTCCAGCTACGCGTACCCTGCCTCCCCCTACGATGCCCGCCCCTCCTCCAGACCTGAAACTGCATATAAAG gTAAAGGGAAACCAGCTGAACTGAAAAGGCAATCAGACTGA